DNA from Aureimonas sp. AU20:
CGGAGGCGGCGCTGGATTCGGACGGGCCGGAGGTCAGCGCGGGGGCGAGCCCATCCAGGCGAAAGGTGTCGACGCGCGCGGCCGCGCTTCCGATGGCGGGGATCATGGCGTTCAGCCTCTCATGAGATCGATGGTCAGGTTGATCAGCTCGCGCGCCTGCTTGATGACCTGCAGGTTCGCTTCGTAGGAGCGGTTGGCCTCGCGCATGTCGGCCATTTCGACGAGCGGGCTGACATTGGGCATCTTGACGTAGCCGTCGGCATCCGCCGCCGGATTGCCCGGGTCGTATTCCGACTTGAACTCGGACCGGTCGACGCCGACGTCCTTCACATGGACGATCTCGGCGCCGGTCAGGCGGTCGATCTCGGAGGTGAAGGTCACGGTCTTGCGGCGATAGGGATCGGAGCCCGGCGTCTCGCCAGTCGAGCGCGAGTTGGCGACGTTTTCGGAAACGACGCGCAGGCGGGTCGACTGGGCTTCGAGGCCGCTGGCGGCGATGCGAAGCGCGGAGGAAATGGCGTCGGTCATCGCCCGTCAGCCTTTCACGGTCGAGAGATACATGCGGTGAAAGGCCTTGGCGATCGACGTGTCGAGCGCGTAGTCGCGCGAGATCTCGCCCGCCTTCAGCATTTCCTGCTCAAGGCTCACCGAGTTGCCGGAATGGGTGATGTCCCAAGGAGTCTGGCGGGCCTCGTCGACGCCGAAATCCTTGCCCGCCGAGGCCACGAGGTGGCTCGGGTTGGAGGCGGCCAGATCCAGCTTGGTGGTTTCCAAGACCGTCGTGAAGGCCGACACGTCCTTGGCCCGGTAGCCCGGCGTGTTGGCGTTGGCGACGTTTTCGGCGACCACGGCCTGGCGCTGCGAAAGCCAGTCGGCGCGCGTGGAGGAAAGGCCGAAGAGATAAAGATCGCTCATGGGGGGCGTTCATCCTCGAGAAACATCTCGTAACGCCGTTTTAAGAAAATCCACTTGTCCGAAACTGGTGAACGGAACAAAAACGCCTTATTAATCAATCGTTAACCGCGGTTAACGCACGTTAATACTTAAAGACAAAATAAAAGGCCCCGCCTTGCGGCAGGGCCTGGATTGGAACCGGGTGGTGCGAGAGGGCTCAGACGCGCGGCGCGGTGCGCATCCTGGCGCCCTCGATCGCGCGCGCCAGGCGCTGCGTGTTGACGCTGGGGTCGGTGTCCGGCTCGGAAAACGCGATGTAGTTGATATGGACGGAGGCCCGCGTCGAGGACAGGCTTAGGCGGAAATGGACGCTGACCTCGGGCAGGCGAAGCTCCATGTCGAGATCGATGGTCGGGGCCGAGCCCCAGGTCAGCTGCACTTCGCCTGAGTCCGCGAAGCGCAGCGCGCCGGGCTGGAGGTAGAGCTGCGCCGAGGATTCCATGATGTCGGCGATGTTGCCGTAGGCTTCCATACGCAGGAAGGCGACATAGTCGATCGCTTCCACCAGTCGCAGTTCCGCGACGACTTCGCGGATGCCGTTCGCCACCAGCCGTTCCCGATCCGCTGCGTGCTTGTTGCGAACGTTAAGCATGACTTGGGCGCCCATGGAGAACCTTTACTCGGGAAGAAGAACATGTCGGTCCGGACGCATGACGGTGTGCCACGGTCCGCTTAGGCGACCCCAATTTCCATGCGCGTGCCTGACCGCTCATGGAGATAGTAGATAACCTCGGCGACAGCTTTGAAGAACTGCGGCGGAATCATCTGATCGACTTCGACATGATCGTACATCGACCTTGCCAAGAGCTTGTCCTCCACTACGGGAATGTCATGCGTCTCGGCAATCTCGCGAATTTTCAAGGCCATGGCGTCGACGCCCTTGGCGACGACGAGCGGCGCGCCGCCTTCCTCGCGCACATAGCGCAGGGCGATGGCGTAGTGGGTCGGGTTGGCGATCACGACCGTGGCCTTGGGAACCGAGGCCATCATGCGCCGGCGGTTGCGCTCGCGGGCGATCTGGCGCTGGCGCGCCTTGACCATCGGATCGCCTTCCGACTGCTTCATCTCGTCCTTGATTTCCTGCTTGGACATGCGCAGGTCGCGCCGCCACAGGATGCGGGAGAAGAGAAGGTCGGCCGCCACGAGCAGGATCGTAGCCACCGACACGGCGGCCAGGAGCCGCATCGCCAAGCCGAGGATGGTTTCCGGCAACTGAAGAGGATCTGAGAACATCGTCGTCAACAAGAGGGGTAATTCCTCGGAAAGAATCCATCCGACGATGATTGTTACGCCAAAGAACTTGAACAAGGACTTAGCGAACTCGGTGAAGCCGCGCTTGCCGAACATGCGACCCCAACCTTGGCTTAACGAAACATTCGAAGCCTTGGGTCGAATTCGCTCAAGATTGATCTGCGGCGGATTCTGCAGGAGCGAGGCGAGAATGCCGGCCACGACAAAGAGGCCGGTGGCCGGCAGCACGAAATGGGCTGCCTGAAGCGTCGTGGCATGAAGAAAGCCGAGCGCGTCGTAGCCGTTGCGCAGCGGCCATTGCGTCGGGTTCTCGAAGGTGACCTTCAGATCGCTGAACAGCTGGGCGGCGTTGTTGCGCGCCTGGAAGATGACGACGCAGATGGACGCCAGGAGCGAGGCGAGGATCGGCGCCTCGCGCGAGACGGGAAGGTTGCCCTTCTCCACCGTGTCGCGAATGCGCTTCTCTGTCGGGTCTTCTGTTTGGGACTCTTTGTCCGCGCCGTCCGCCATGGTCCGCCCGCTCCCGATCGCGCATGAGAAAACGCCGGGAGAGGACCCTCATGGTCCCCGCCCGGCGTCCTTGGTTCACTCGCCCTTTTCGGTGAGGTCGAGACGACCTTCGGCCGAAAGGCGAAGGGCGGCCGCGGCGATGGAGCGCCGCGCGTC
Protein-coding regions in this window:
- the flgC gene encoding flagellar basal body rod protein FlgC is translated as MTDAISSALRIAASGLEAQSTRLRVVSENVANSRSTGETPGSDPYRRKTVTFTSEIDRLTGAEIVHVKDVGVDRSEFKSEYDPGNPAADADGYVKMPNVSPLVEMADMREANRSYEANLQVIKQARELINLTIDLMRG
- the flgB gene encoding flagellar basal body rod protein FlgB — encoded protein: MSDLYLFGLSSTRADWLSQRQAVVAENVANANTPGYRAKDVSAFTTVLETTKLDLAASNPSHLVASAGKDFGVDEARQTPWDITHSGNSVSLEQEMLKAGEISRDYALDTSIAKAFHRMYLSTVKG
- the flhB gene encoding flagellar biosynthesis protein FlhB, whose protein sequence is MADGADKESQTEDPTEKRIRDTVEKGNLPVSREAPILASLLASICVVIFQARNNAAQLFSDLKVTFENPTQWPLRNGYDALGFLHATTLQAAHFVLPATGLFVVAGILASLLQNPPQINLERIRPKASNVSLSQGWGRMFGKRGFTEFAKSLFKFFGVTIIVGWILSEELPLLLTTMFSDPLQLPETILGLAMRLLAAVSVATILLVAADLLFSRILWRRDLRMSKQEIKDEMKQSEGDPMVKARQRQIARERNRRRMMASVPKATVVIANPTHYAIALRYVREEGGAPLVVAKGVDAMALKIREIAETHDIPVVEDKLLARSMYDHVEVDQMIPPQFFKAVAEVIYYLHERSGTRMEIGVA